A window of Garra rufa chromosome 6, GarRuf1.0, whole genome shotgun sequence genomic DNA:
ctaataatttactcacccccatgtgatccaagatgttcatgtctttctttcttcagtcgaaaataaaataaggtttttgaggtaagcattccaggatttttctccatatagtggacttcagtgggaatcaatgggttgaaggtccaaactgcagtttcatagcagcttcaaaaggccccagccgaggaataagggtcttatctagcgaaacacaTAAGGAAaggaaaatacaaatttatatgctttttaaccccaaatgctcatCTTTCACTAGCTTAACCTCACAGATTATGTAATCATACACGCATAACATATgctgaagtaccgacccagtacaAAGTGGACGTGCAATGAAAattgccttttacaaaaaaacaacaccCTCCCCCCCTCCAAAAAAAACACCTTCTTTTACAAAAAGTTAAATCAATGAagtcagacaattttgaagttgaaggagaaaatgagatggagtttttcgccctacgcTACCTTtttaaccgaagtacacagacaaagaactaaccacacgtgactttttcaacatgattacgtaatgcgtgaaggcattgcagagctagagtgcgagatgagcatttgtggttaaaaatatatatagtttttaattttgtgaccaatcgtttcactagattcctcagctgggattgtgtagagccttttgaagctgcattgatacTGCAATTTGAACCCATTGGGCACCacttaagtccattatatgaagaaaattcctggaatgttttcctcaaaaaattgtatttctttgcgactgaagaaagaaagacatgaacatcttggatgacatggggctaagtaaattatcaggaaattgtcattctggaagtgaacttctcctttaagatttGTTTAATACCCCACACAAAAAGTGCAGATCTAAAGGAAGCAAAATGATCAAGATTAATTTGTGAACTGGATGTCGCAATGATCTATCTGCCAAGTTTATTATAGCTGTTATTTTTCGCACTGTTTTCAATTTTCTCTTTTCAGATGtattaaattaaaagtaaacaaacaaaacaaagaaaattataGAATTTTGTTAGGACCTACTGTTTATTACATACTCTGCTGTGATAGATGTTTAGAGAGTAGAAATAACACAAGAGAACgttttaaatattaagtttatTGACTCGTGAATGAGTTATTTATTCTTATATATCAGACAGAAATTATGCATTATTATATACTGTACATTTCTCAGCTCtgaaatatgtgatcctggaccacaaaaccagtcttaagtagcacaagtatatttgtagcaatagtcaaaaataaattgtatgggtcaataaTATcgattaagtaaagattatgttccatgaagctattttataaatttcctactgtaaataaatcaaaacttaaattttgattagtaatatgcattgctatagactttatttggagaactttaaaggcgattttctcaatatttcaattttttgcaccctcagattccagattttttaaatagttgtattatttcagccaaatattgtcctatcctaacaacatacatcaatggaaagcttatttattcaacttaaatctcatttttaaaaacttgacaattatgactggttttgtggtccagggtcacatataggtgaGATAAATATATAACTTGTAAAAATTGTTTTACAGTTTAAATTACATACACCATATCACATTTAAGTCTGGAAGCCCTGCAGTTGTCCATAACCAAAAAGCATGTTGCTGTCCTCCACAACAAACAGCATATTCAAGTGATCTGCTTTTTATGCATTTTCCACAGGATAATGCTGTTCTGTAGAAACCACAGTTTCAGTATGACTAACACAGTCTGTAGTCACCTCATATCACCCCATAAATCACCTCAGGTTCAGTAGATGTTGGGTCAGATGAATGCTCTGTTTGGCTCATATGCACAGCCTCTTTTCTGACCCTGGGTTCAACTCATCCTTGTTCTTTAGTAGAGAAAGTCATCTCCAGTGGCTGTGGGTTCCTCTGGTTTCTTAGTCTGTATTTTAGGTAGATGAATTTTACTGGAGGCCACTACAAGAATGTTAGCTCCATGTGTTACAGCGCTGGCAACGCACAACCAGAAGGAGAAACCAAGATTCTCCTCAACAATCACAAGGGTAAAAAAGCTCTCGCGGTAGTTAGCCACATGTTCTGTGAGCTGATGGCACTGGATTGCTGCAAGGAAACATGCAAAGCCCATTGCACTGAACAGAGCTGAGAGAAGAGATTAGAAAGAGTGGACATATGATCAGAAATCAAAAGAAGTAACAAATCACAGTTTGTTATTGTTGATATTGATGATTTAGGGGTGATTGTCCAGAACattgtatttttgtttgtgtTATGTTGACTTACCTGCAATGAAATTCCAGATGTACAGGCCAAAAGGTCCTTTAATAGATTGGTAAGGAACTTTTCTGGCATTATATATACAAAAAGCTAAACTGACCACTGCAAAGCCAATAGcagtgaaaagaaagaaaataatgatCATGTGAAGACCACTGTTGATTTTTTTGATGAGCTTTGGGAAAACTGCAAAATttgtgagaaagagacagaaattAGGTCTCACAAAATTGGATTTATACCTTTTATAGAAGCACAGATAGTTAATACATattgagattaatatatgtaaagAGATATCTAGACTACTGTATGTATTATAtatgcactatatatatatatatatatatatatatatatatatatatatatatatatatatacacacacacacacacacacacacagttgaagtcaaaatttacatacaccttgcagaatctgcaaaatgtgaattattttaccaaaataagtgggatcatacaaaatgcatgttattttttatttagtactgagttGGATAAGATAATTCACTTAAAAGACGTTTAcgtatagcccacaagagaaaataatagttgaatttataaaaaaggccctttttcaaaagtttacatactcttaattcttaacactgtgttgttacctaaatgatcaatgctgtgttttttgtttgtttgtttagtgattgttgttcatgagtcctgaacagttaaactgtctgctgttcttcaggtcccacatattctttggtttttcagcattattgtgtatttgaaccctttgcagcaatgagtgtatgattttgagatccatattttcacactgaggacaactgaggtactcatatgcaactatacagaaggttcaaaggctcactgatgcttcagaaaaaatacaattcattaagagccagggggtgaaaacgtttttaatttgaagatcagggtaaatttaacttattttgtcttctgggaaacatgtaagtatcatctgtagtttctgaagggcagtactaaatgaaaaaaaaaagatatttaggcaaaataaaaataaaaattacacgtCTTCagtctgttcaaaggtttacagctcataatgcattgtgtttccttctgaagcatcagtgagtgtttgaaccttctgtgatagttgcagaTGAGCCCCTcatatgtcctcagtgtgaaaaaatagatctcaaaatcacagtcattgttaaaaaaaattcaaatacacaaaaatgctggaaaaccaaagaatttgtgggacctgaagaatttttctgaagaacccatgaacaattatgacttaaaaataaaaaacaaaacagctacaCAACTAAACAGCTGTGGaccattaaggtaacaacacagtattaggaatcaggTGCTGTAAACTcttaaatggggtcatttttataaattcacctattattttcttttgtgtaatatatgtaaacataatttatgtgaaatatcttattcaagtcagtactaaataaaaaaaacaacaacatgcattttgtatgatccctcttatttttctaaaataattaacattttgcagattctgaaaggtgtatgtaaacttttgacttcaa
This region includes:
- the clrn2 gene encoding clarin-2 produces the protein MPTLWKQIVFSFASILSIGSVVLLVVALSTERWITGTTLCQTGVDLVNASSPELEQFTGHIYYGLFQGGKTRRCGLGIRRSKIYIFPKLIKKINSGLHMIIIFFLFTAIGFAVVSLAFCIYNARKVPYQSIKGPFGLYIWNFIAALFSAMGFACFLAAIQCHQLTEHVANYRESFFTLVIVEENLGFSFWLCVASAVTHGANILVVASSKIHLPKIQTKKPEEPTATGDDFLY